A window of the Emys orbicularis isolate rEmyOrb1 chromosome 1, rEmyOrb1.hap1, whole genome shotgun sequence genome harbors these coding sequences:
- the TRIM13 gene encoding E3 ubiquitin-protein ligase TRIM13, which translates to MELLEEDLTCPICCGLFEDPRVLPCSHNFCKKCLEGILEGNVRSVVWRPPPLFKCPTCRKETPVIGINNLQVNYSLKGIVEKYNKIKVTPKMPMCKVHNGQPLNIFCRTDMQLICGVCATRGDHTKHVFCSIEDAYSQEKRAFETLFQGFETWRCGDALSRLDTLETSKRKALQMLTKDSDKVKEFFEKLQHTLEQKRNEILSDFETMKLAVMQAYDPEINKLNTILQEQRMAFNIAEAFKDVSEPIIFLQQMQEFREKIKVIKETPLPCSSVDINPTIKNFDTSQWDGIKLVDVDKLSLPQENSMLNFKISSVFSHKFIVTSLICVFILAATRMTFVESVFDNLQYWKTQLFTIGSSYLADTAEIADHAVFYWEQMTDGASLLSEKCKNYTLVVLDNVAQFVCKYKLL; encoded by the coding sequence ATGGAGCTCTTAGAGGAAGACCTCACCTGTCCCATTTGTTGTGGCTTGTTTGAAGATCCTCGGGTTTTACCTTGTTCTCACAACTTTTGCAAGAAGTGTTTGGAGGGGATCCTAGAGGGAAATGTCCGGAGTGTGGTCTGGAGACCACCCCCACTTTTCAAGTGTCCTACCTGCCGGAAGGAAACTCCTGTTATAGGAATCAACAATTTACAAGTCAACTACTCCCTGAAAGGTATTGTGGAGAAGtataacaaaataaaagtaaCTCCCAAAATGCCCATGTGTAAGGTGCACAATGGGCAGCCCCTCAACATTTTCTGCCGGACAGATATGCAGCTGATATGTGGTGTCTGTGCCACTCGAGGTGACCACACAAAGCATGTATTTTGCTCCATTGAAGATGCCTATTCACAGGAGAAGCGTGCTTTTGAAACCCTGTTTCAGGGCTTTGAAACATGGCGTTGTGGGGATGCGCTCTCCCGGCTAGACACCTTGGAAACAAGCAAGAGGAAAGCGCTGCAGATGCTGACAAAGGACTCAGACAAAGTGAAAGAGTTCTTTGAGAAGCTGCAGCACACACTGGAGCAGAAAAGAAATGAGATTCTGTCTGACTTTGAGACCATGAAGCTTGCAGTGATGCAGGCCTATGACCCAGAAATCAATAAACTGAACACAATTCTACAAGAGCAGCGAATGGCTTTTAACATTGCAGAAGCCTTTAAGGATGTGTCTGAGCCCATTATATTTCTGCAACAGATGCAGGagttcagggaaaaaatcaaagtgATCAAGGAAACCCCTCTGCCTTGTTCCAGTGTAGACATCAATCCCACAATAAAGAACTTCGATACCAGCCAGTGGGATGGTATAAAGCTAGTAGATGTGGACAAGCTTTCTTTGCCTCAGGAAAACAGCATGCTTAATTTCAAGATTTCCTCAGTCTTTTCACACAAATTTATAGTGACTTCTCTGATTTGCGTATTTATCCTTGCAGCCACCAGAATGACCTTTGTGGAATCTGTCTTTGACAATCTTCAGTACTGGAAAACTCAACTTTTTACAATTGGCTCATCCTATCTGGCAGACACTGCAGAGATAGCTGACCATGCCGTGTTTTACTGGGAGCAAATGACAGATGGAGCTTCACTTCTAAGTGAAAAGTGCAAAAATTATACACTAGTGGTATTGGATAATGTTGCACAATTTGTGTGCAAATATAAACTGTTATAA
- the KCNRG gene encoding potassium channel regulatory protein translates to MSNQEVAILNVGGSKFTTWVSTLRRFPESRLARMLNGNDHEFRLVNGQFFVDRDGTLFNYILDFLRTLQLSLPTDFSDYQRLQREADFYELHSLADLLSQENLLKPRPEILEVRFLLHETQAFFRVFGSCSNTIEVLAGRVTMFTEQSLRQNWNNNPFPSQKLLTPLPLERLSHHDLVFQCGTDYSAGDQLVTRYVSIKPDDRKLINGTNVLGLLADTLLKEGFHLVSTRTVSTEEKVECYSFERMKRPEALFLTANQSPESTGGAQMKLTPMQKQK, encoded by the exons ATGAGCAATCAAGAAGTGGCCATTCTGAATGTGGGAGGCTCAAAATTTACAACATGGGTTTCCACCCTGCGGAGGTTCCCAGAGTCCAGGTTAGCACGGATGTTGAATGGCAATGACCATGAATTCAGGCTGGTGAATGGACAATTCTTCGTGGACAGAGATGGAACTTTGTTTAATTACATCCTGGATTTTTTGAGGACACTCCAGCTTTCTCTGCCCACGGACTTTTCAGACTATCAGAGGCTGCAAAGAGAAGCAGACTTCTATGAGCTCCACTCCCTGGCTGATCTCCTGAGCCAGGAAAACTTGCTGAAGCCGAGACCAGAGATCTTGGAAGTGCGCTTCTTGCTCCATGAAACTCAGGCCTTTTTCCGAGTCTTTGGCTCTTGCAGCAACACTATTGAGGTACTGGCTGGACGGGTCACTATGTTTACAGAGCAGTCCTTGAGACAGAACTGGAATAATAATCCTTTCCCTTCTCAGAAGCTCCTCACTCCACTTCCTTTGGAGAGACTGTCTCATCATGACCTGGTTTTTCAATGTGGCACTGACTACTCTGCTGGTGACCAGTTGGTGACAAG GTATGTCTCTATAAAACCTGATGATAGAAAGCTGATTAATGGAACTAACGTACTGGGCCTACTAGCTGACACTTTACTTAAAGAAGGATTTCACCTTGTAAGCACCAGAACAGTCTCCACCGAAGAAAAAGTTGAATGCTACAGTTTTGAAAGGATGAAGAGGCCAGAAGCCCTTTTTCTCACTGCCAACCAAAGCCCAGAAAGCACTGGTGGAGCACAGATGAAGTTAACTCCAATGCAGAAGCAGAAATGA